Proteins from a genomic interval of Trachemys scripta elegans isolate TJP31775 chromosome 25, CAS_Tse_1.0, whole genome shotgun sequence:
- the LOC117870031 gene encoding zinc finger protein 501-like yields MSTFHSKLSPPPSRKEMAAMELAQGPVTFDEVVVYFTREEGALLDPTQRALYKDVMQENYETVVFLGFPVSKPDVILQLERGEEPWVPDLQGSEKEVCPRAAFTGDWMVSENEEQKPQQEDAEQVEPHGTLSGRSKGNVSGCCALPEKAKACETQQRPVENFSSHSDLITCDRINLEGRHFTCHECGKSFSRSSALIRHQRIHTGEKPYTCSECGKSFGDHSALILHQRMHTGEKPYTCFECRKSFIDSSSLISHQRIHTGETPYTCSECGKSFNHSSTLSKHRRSHMGEKPYGCSECGKSFGQHSTLITHQRIHTGEKPYMCSECGKSFGQHSTLITHQRIHTGEKPYMCSECGKSFGQYSSLTTHQRIHTGEKPYTCSECRQSFGQHSTLIKHQRIHTGEKPYTCSECGKSFSRHSALTTHQRTHTGEKPYLCSECGKSFIDSSSLISHQRIHTGETPYTCS; encoded by the exons ATGTCCACGTTTCACTCCAAATtatcccctcctcccagcaggaAGGAAATGGCTGCAATGGAGCTGGCTCAG GGGCCGGTGACTTTTGACGAAGTGGttgtgtatttcaccagggaagagggggctctgctggaccccactcagagagccctctacaaggatgtcatgcaggagaactatgagacggTGGTCTTTCTGG ggtttccagtttccaaacctgatgtgatcttgcaactggaacgaggggaagagccATGGGTCCCGGACCTCCAGGGCTCTGAGAAAGAAGTGTGCCCGAGAGCTGCCTTCACAG GTGATTGGATGGTGAGTGAGAATGAGGAGCAGAAACcccagcaggaagatgctgagcaagTAGAACCACATGGGACGTTATCAGGAAGATCCAAAGGGAATGTTTCCGGGTGTTGTGCACTCCCAGAAAAAGCAAAAGCCTGTGAGACTCAGCAGAGGCCAGTGGAAAACTTTAGTAGCCACTCAGACCTTATAACATGCGATAGAATCAACTTGGAAGGGAGACACTTCACATGCCATGAGTGCGGGAAAAGTTTCAGTAGGAGCTCTGCCCTTAtcagacatcagagaatccacactggagagaagccctacacgtgctctgagtgcgggaaaagcttcggTGATCATTCAGCCCTCATCTTACATCAGAGAAtgcacacaggagagaagccctacaCTTGCTTTGAGTGCAGGAAAAGCTTCATTGATAGTTCAAGCCTCATCTCACATcagcgaatccacacaggagagacaccctacacatgctctgagtgcgggaaaagctttaATCACAGCTCTACCCTGAGCAAACATAGGAGAAGCCACATGGGTGAGAAACCTTAtggatgctctgagtgtgggaaaagcttcggTCAGCACTCAacccttatcacacatcagagaatccacacaggagagaagccgTACATGTgttctgagtgcgggaaaagctttgGTCAGCACTCAACtcttatcacacatcagagaatccacacaggagagaagccgTACatgtgctctgagtgcgggaaaagcttcggTCAGTACTCAAGCCTTaccacacatcagagaatccacacaggagagaagccgTACACGTGCTCTGAGTGCAGGCAAAGCTTTGGGCAGCACTCAACTCTTATcaagcatcagagaatccacacaggagagaagccctacacgtgctctgagtgtgggaaaagctttagtCGGCACTCAGCCCTTACCacacatcagagaacccacacaggagagaagccgTACttgtgctctgagtgcgggaaaagcttcattgATAGTTCAAGCCTCATCTCACATcagcgaatccacacaggagagacgccctacacatgctcttAG